One Psychrobacillus glaciei genomic region harbors:
- a CDS encoding BrxA/BrxB family bacilliredoxin, with amino-acid sequence MNMDFNLLMNDMVMQARGEMETSGYEQLTSPEEVNTAFARPGTTLVMINSVCGCAGGIARPAAANAVHYDKRPDHLVTVFAGQDKLATQQARNHFGDEHLPSSPSFVLLKDGEAIAEVGRHEIEGHDPMSVITHIQALFEEHCEEI; translated from the coding sequence ATGAATATGGATTTTAATTTATTGATGAATGATATGGTTATGCAGGCTCGTGGAGAAATGGAAACAAGTGGTTATGAGCAATTAACATCACCGGAGGAAGTAAATACTGCATTTGCTCGTCCAGGTACAACTCTAGTAATGATTAACTCAGTTTGTGGATGTGCAGGAGGAATTGCTCGTCCAGCAGCAGCAAATGCTGTTCATTATGATAAAAGACCAGATCATCTTGTAACTGTTTTTGCAGGTCAGGATAAATTAGCTACACAACAAGCTCGCAATCATTTTGGTGATGAACATTTACCTTCTTCTCCATCATTTGTTTTATTAAAAGACGGAGAAGCTATTGCAGAAGTTGGTCGTCACGAAATAGAAGGACATGATCCAATGTCTGTTATTACACATATCCAAGCGTTGTTTGAAGAACATTGCGAAGAGATTTAA
- a CDS encoding M20/M25/M40 family metallo-hydrolase: MNRLIEEFFELVKIDSETKHEQVIAPILLDKLEVLGFSVIQDDSAEKNGHGAGNLIGTLKGTKADADSIYFTVHMDTVVPGKGIQPILKEDGYIYSDGTTILGADDKAGIAALFEAIRRLKEENIEHGDIQVVITAGEESGLVGAKELDPSMLTAKYGYAIDSDGTVGGIVTAAPFQSKLWTTIKGRTAHAGVAPEKGVSAITLASKAISAMKLGRIDNETTANIGRFEGGQATNIVCDEVHILAEARSINKEKLDAQVAHMVQVFKETAEKHGGSAETETQLMYPGFRFEEDHQVVQVAKRAVESIGRTADIKTSGGGSDANVIAGFGIPTVILSVGYEEIHTTNERMPVEELEKLADLLVEIVKVAAE; this comes from the coding sequence ATGAATCGTCTAATAGAAGAATTTTTTGAACTTGTAAAAATCGACTCAGAAACAAAACATGAGCAAGTAATTGCACCTATCTTACTGGATAAATTGGAAGTATTAGGGTTTTCTGTTATCCAAGATGATTCTGCTGAAAAAAATGGACATGGAGCTGGAAACTTAATAGGAACGCTTAAAGGGACCAAAGCAGATGCAGATTCTATTTACTTTACGGTGCATATGGATACCGTTGTTCCAGGAAAAGGTATTCAACCTATTTTAAAAGAAGATGGCTATATTTATTCAGATGGTACAACCATTTTAGGGGCAGATGATAAAGCTGGAATTGCTGCTCTTTTTGAAGCAATCAGACGATTAAAAGAAGAAAATATAGAGCATGGGGATATTCAAGTAGTCATCACTGCTGGAGAAGAAAGTGGTCTTGTTGGAGCAAAAGAATTAGATCCTTCAATGCTTACAGCTAAGTATGGCTATGCAATTGATAGTGATGGAACAGTTGGTGGCATTGTCACTGCGGCTCCTTTTCAATCAAAACTTTGGACAACGATTAAAGGAAGAACCGCACATGCAGGAGTTGCGCCTGAAAAAGGTGTTTCTGCCATTACATTAGCTTCAAAGGCTATTTCAGCAATGAAACTAGGTAGAATTGACAATGAAACCACTGCGAATATCGGTCGTTTTGAAGGCGGACAAGCAACAAATATCGTGTGCGATGAAGTGCATATATTAGCAGAAGCTCGTTCGATTAATAAAGAAAAGTTAGATGCGCAAGTGGCACATATGGTGCAAGTATTTAAAGAAACTGCTGAAAAACATGGCGGTTCCGCCGAAACAGAAACACAGTTAATGTACCCAGGTTTCCGCTTTGAAGAAGACCATCAAGTCGTACAAGTTGCAAAACGTGCAGTTGAAAGTATTGGACGAACTGCCGATATTAAAACTAGTGGTGGAGGCAGTGATGCAAACGTCATTGCTGGATTCGGCATTCCCACAGTAATTTTGTCTGTTGGATATGAAGAAATTCATACAACAAACGAGCGTATGCCAGTAGAAGAGTTAGAAAAACTTGCAGATTTACTTGTTGAAATCGTGAAAGTAGCTGCAGAATAA
- the meaB gene encoding methylmalonyl Co-A mutase-associated GTPase MeaB, producing the protein MAETDKTNQSTMHVMSGIKSQHDGMGKASVKKFSKKSALVIDQEEYLREIQKGSRLHLAKAITFVESTVSDQQAIGQQLLKSLLSHTGNSIRIGITGVPGAGKSTFIEAFGMMLCDLGYRVAVLAIDPSSTLTGGSILGDKTRMEELARHPNAFIRPSPTAGTLGGVHKKSRETMLLCEAAGYDIILVETVGVGQSETIVRGMVDFFLLLALTGAGDELQGMKKGIMELADAIVVNKADGANEKLAKKTVAEYKQILHFLAPSSPYWNTPALAVSSLYKSGLDSVWETILIFKKEMIEQNAWQYRRKEQTVDWFNSMIVDRLYRDFFSSVEKKETMAQLESLVRDEKVTVSQAVEELFSSNSKQ; encoded by the coding sequence ATGGCTGAAACAGATAAAACAAACCAATCGACGATGCATGTGATGAGTGGGATTAAATCTCAGCATGATGGAATGGGAAAAGCTTCTGTAAAGAAGTTTTCGAAAAAGAGTGCACTAGTTATTGATCAGGAGGAATATCTCCGTGAAATTCAAAAGGGCTCTAGGCTTCATTTAGCAAAAGCAATCACTTTCGTAGAAAGTACAGTTAGTGATCAACAAGCTATTGGTCAACAATTACTCAAATCATTATTAAGTCATACAGGTAACAGTATTCGAATTGGCATTACTGGTGTACCGGGTGCTGGAAAAAGTACATTCATTGAAGCATTTGGAATGATGTTATGCGACCTAGGTTATCGCGTAGCGGTTCTTGCTATTGACCCTAGTTCAACCCTAACAGGTGGAAGTATACTTGGTGATAAAACACGGATGGAGGAGCTTGCAAGGCATCCAAATGCTTTTATAAGACCTTCTCCAACTGCTGGGACGCTTGGTGGTGTTCATAAAAAGTCGCGAGAAACGATGCTTTTATGCGAAGCAGCAGGTTATGACATTATTTTAGTAGAAACAGTTGGCGTTGGACAAAGTGAAACGATTGTACGAGGAATGGTTGATTTCTTTCTACTTCTTGCACTAACTGGAGCTGGTGATGAACTACAAGGAATGAAAAAAGGTATTATGGAGCTTGCAGATGCCATAGTGGTCAATAAAGCAGATGGAGCAAATGAGAAATTAGCTAAGAAGACAGTAGCAGAATATAAACAAATTCTACACTTTTTAGCCCCATCTTCCCCATACTGGAATACACCTGCTTTGGCGGTTTCTTCCTTATATAAGTCTGGTCTAGACTCGGTTTGGGAGACAATCCTAATTTTTAAGAAAGAAATGATTGAACAAAACGCTTGGCAATACAGAAGAAAAGAACAAACGGTTGATTGGTTCAATTCGATGATAGTAGATCGTTTATATAGAGACTTCTTTTCATCAGTAGAAAAGAAAGAAACAATGGCACAATTAGAAAGTCTAGTGAGGGATGAAAAAGTAACGGTTTCACAGGCAGTGGAAGAGTTATTTTCCTCGAATTCTAAGCAATAA
- the scpA gene encoding methylmalonyl-CoA mutase, translating to MTTPNYSAVSIENLLKKSSIEVKEKASSFLTNEGIELKPVYDEADLSLVKHLNDLPGIAPNTRGPYPTMYVAKPWTVRQYAGFSTAEESNAFYRRNLAMGQKGLSVAFDLATHRGYDSDHERVTGDVGKAGVAIDSVEDMKILFNGIPLDQMSVSMTMNGAVLPILSFYIVTAEEQGVSPDQLAGTIQNDILKEYMVRNTYIYTPEMSMKIIADIFAYTAKKMPKFNSISISGYHMQEAGATADIELAYTLADGLEYVRTGLKAGIEIDSFAPRLSFFWAIGMNYFMEVAKMRAARRIWAQMMSSFDPKNPKTLALRTHSQTSGWSLTEQDPFNNVTRTLVEANAAAMGHTQSLHTNALDEAIALPTDFSARIARNTQLFLQEETSMTKVIDPWGGSYYVETLTNELMEKAWALIEEIEELGGMAKAIETGLPKMKIEEAAAKKQAQIDSSKEIIIGVNKYRLEQEDAIDILNIDNSVVRQKQMERLAKVKENRDEKEVQEALITLTEAARTGNENLLAVAVDAARKRATIGEISDAIEVVAGRHKAVIRSVSGVYSANFNDADEIEAVKQMSEDFLENEGRRPRILIAKMGQDGHDRGAKVIATAFADLGFDVDISPLFQTPAETAQQAVENDVHVVGVSSLAAGHMTLVPALREELAKLGREDILIVVGGVIPAQDYVFLRENGASAIFGPGTVIPVAAQKVIEEIYKRLGYEEVEG from the coding sequence ATGACAACGCCTAATTATTCAGCCGTATCGATTGAGAATTTATTAAAGAAATCTAGTATCGAAGTAAAAGAAAAAGCATCTTCTTTTTTAACAAATGAGGGTATTGAGTTAAAGCCTGTATATGATGAAGCTGATCTCAGCCTAGTGAAACATTTAAATGACCTTCCAGGCATTGCGCCAAATACACGTGGACCATATCCAACGATGTATGTGGCAAAACCATGGACGGTTCGTCAGTATGCGGGTTTTTCTACTGCGGAAGAAAGTAACGCTTTCTATAGAAGAAACTTAGCAATGGGTCAAAAAGGTCTGTCCGTTGCGTTCGACTTAGCGACACACCGAGGCTATGATTCGGATCATGAACGCGTTACTGGGGATGTAGGTAAAGCGGGAGTTGCAATCGATTCGGTGGAAGATATGAAGATATTATTCAATGGAATTCCACTCGATCAAATGTCAGTATCAATGACGATGAACGGTGCAGTACTACCAATTCTATCATTTTACATCGTGACTGCAGAAGAACAAGGGGTATCTCCCGATCAACTTGCTGGAACGATTCAAAATGACATTTTGAAAGAATATATGGTTCGAAATACTTATATTTACACACCTGAAATGTCGATGAAAATTATTGCGGATATCTTTGCTTATACAGCAAAAAAAATGCCGAAATTCAACTCGATTTCGATTTCGGGCTACCATATGCAAGAAGCAGGAGCAACAGCAGACATCGAGCTTGCCTACACATTAGCGGATGGTCTGGAGTATGTTCGAACAGGTTTAAAAGCGGGTATTGAAATTGATTCATTCGCACCGAGACTTTCATTTTTCTGGGCAATTGGTATGAATTACTTCATGGAAGTAGCAAAAATGCGAGCTGCTCGAAGAATTTGGGCACAAATGATGTCTAGCTTCGATCCTAAAAATCCAAAAACTTTAGCATTGCGTACACATTCACAAACTTCTGGTTGGAGTTTAACCGAGCAAGATCCATTTAATAACGTAACGAGAACTTTAGTAGAAGCAAATGCAGCTGCAATGGGGCATACCCAATCACTTCATACAAATGCGCTAGACGAAGCAATTGCACTTCCAACGGATTTCTCAGCACGAATTGCACGGAATACACAGTTATTCCTGCAAGAAGAAACGAGTATGACAAAAGTAATCGATCCATGGGGTGGTTCGTATTATGTAGAAACACTTACGAACGAGTTAATGGAAAAAGCTTGGGCGCTCATCGAAGAAATCGAAGAACTTGGTGGCATGGCAAAAGCAATTGAAACTGGCCTTCCGAAAATGAAAATTGAAGAAGCAGCAGCGAAAAAGCAAGCACAAATCGACTCCTCGAAAGAAATTATTATCGGGGTGAACAAATACCGATTAGAACAAGAAGATGCAATTGATATTTTAAATATCGATAATTCAGTAGTTCGACAAAAACAGATGGAACGTTTAGCAAAAGTAAAAGAAAATCGTGATGAAAAAGAAGTGCAAGAAGCCCTAATTACATTAACCGAAGCAGCTAGAACAGGTAACGAGAATCTATTAGCAGTTGCTGTGGATGCTGCTAGAAAACGTGCAACGATTGGAGAAATTTCGGATGCAATTGAAGTAGTAGCTGGAAGACATAAGGCGGTGATTCGTTCCGTGAGTGGAGTGTATAGTGCGAACTTTAATGATGCAGATGAAATCGAAGCAGTGAAACAAATGTCGGAGGATTTCCTAGAAAACGAAGGGAGACGCCCGCGTATTTTAATCGCGAAAATGGGTCAAGATGGACATGACCGTGGTGCAAAAGTGATTGCAACTGCGTTTGCTGATTTAGGATTTGATGTGGATATTAGCCCTTTATTCCAAACACCGGCAGAAACTGCTCAGCAAGCGGTGGAAAACGATGTACATGTTGTAGGAGTAAGTTCGCTTGCTGCCGGGCATATGACATTAGTTCCTGCTTTACGAGAAGAACTAGCTAAACTAGGTAGAGAAGATATTTTAATCGTTGTTGGAGGAGTTATTCCTGCTCAAGATTATGTATTCTTACGTGAAAATGGTGCATCTGCAATTTTCGGACCCGGAACAGTTATACCAGTAGCAGCACAAAAAGTAATCGAAGAAATCTATAAACGATTAGGTTATGAGGAAGTGGAAGGCTAA
- a CDS encoding ZIP family metal transporter: MMKLNALILGGFLFSSVSIGGGIAWLVAKVFRSFNEGLALLCGGFLVGLLALDIIPSAFSVYKSPGIILGVLIGYIFLLLMNKSLHSSGQHKPSVYVLTIALCIHTIPLSLTIGNLLGDSTFAVSITTSTILHHIPEGFALTSVFLSQGQKIKGLFLCFISLSICFSAFIWIGDHVNLSIKAQSVLLGVSIGMIAITSIKEFILPNVRIVPNWMVIVFVLIGYLLSVVFHLLF; the protein is encoded by the coding sequence ATGATGAAATTGAACGCATTAATTCTTGGAGGATTTCTTTTTTCCAGTGTTAGTATAGGTGGTGGCATTGCTTGGCTAGTAGCTAAAGTATTTCGCAGCTTCAATGAAGGTTTAGCACTTTTATGTGGGGGGTTTTTAGTCGGACTACTCGCGCTGGATATAATTCCCTCAGCATTTAGCGTATATAAATCACCCGGAATCATTCTAGGTGTACTCATCGGTTATATATTTCTACTACTAATGAACAAATCGCTCCATTCCTCTGGTCAACATAAACCATCTGTCTACGTGCTTACAATCGCACTTTGCATACATACGATTCCATTGAGTTTAACTATCGGAAACTTATTAGGAGATTCTACATTCGCCGTTTCTATTACAACCTCTACCATCCTGCACCATATCCCAGAAGGTTTCGCACTTACTTCCGTATTTCTTTCACAAGGGCAGAAGATAAAGGGATTATTTCTTTGTTTCATTAGTTTATCTATCTGTTTTAGTGCATTTATTTGGATTGGAGATCACGTAAATCTCAGTATAAAAGCACAAAGTGTACTTTTAGGAGTATCTATTGGGATGATTGCCATTACAAGTATAAAGGAATTTATTCTACCTAATGTTCGTATCGTGCCAAATTGGATGGTTATAGTGTTTGTATTAATTGGTTATCTTTTAAGTGTTGTCTTTCATTTGTTGTTTTGA
- a CDS encoding methylmalonyl-CoA mutase family protein, whose translation MTIHKMKETTFKEATLAEWEQVAIKSLKGKTLESLSTKTLEDIILKPLYSLADFADIPVNQIEIIRQATTNANWLVSQISIGNSSEEVLAEIKESLEKGNDVIHYTLQNSHAWEASQLEELQSLTKIYPVYLDITANQAFLHNFTDLKGCVIGASTNDISNTRTFFLDGTSIHNAGGDAVSELVSVLVQADVIATEKTIDQVEGKAFVQFSVDSNFFMEIAKIRAFRVLWQAFGEAYGKTEISAIPVHAETSLRSFSALDPNVNILRAANSALAAVLGGADSVTTHPHDLLTGVNQTSKRIARNMQLVLKEETHIGRVLDAAGGSYYLETLTKELVEKAWTLFLELMKEDTSAVREAKLHERAAIKWEQQLEALSKRKKSLIGTNNYANPEDELDSEIISTDYKRLAEPFELLRKAFKANSLNAAIIPYGVLKEYKPRMDFVSGYLVSLGISPVVAQENLKPFDLQKWIDEQHINYVVFVGNDEQTAGLVPALLNEKLSVPMDVAGKFDEYEDWLDAGLSGRIFAGQSLLDKGKELLALAQGGNSHDNA comes from the coding sequence ATGACTATACATAAGATGAAGGAAACGACATTTAAAGAAGCTACGCTTGCAGAATGGGAGCAAGTTGCGATTAAATCCTTAAAAGGTAAGACACTTGAATCACTTTCTACAAAAACATTAGAAGATATTATTTTGAAACCGCTTTATTCTTTAGCAGATTTTGCGGATATACCTGTAAATCAAATAGAAATTATTAGACAAGCTACCACTAATGCGAATTGGTTAGTATCTCAAATTTCTATAGGCAACTCAAGTGAAGAAGTTCTTGCTGAAATAAAAGAATCACTTGAGAAAGGTAATGATGTGATTCATTATACGTTGCAAAATAGCCACGCTTGGGAAGCTTCCCAATTAGAAGAATTACAATCATTAACTAAAATATATCCAGTCTATTTGGATATAACAGCAAATCAAGCCTTTTTACATAATTTTACTGATCTGAAAGGCTGTGTTATAGGCGCAAGTACAAACGATATATCGAATACACGTACTTTTTTCTTAGATGGAACTTCCATTCACAATGCTGGAGGAGACGCGGTGAGTGAGCTGGTTAGTGTACTTGTACAGGCTGATGTAATAGCCACCGAAAAGACAATCGATCAAGTCGAGGGAAAAGCATTTGTTCAATTTTCGGTGGACAGTAACTTCTTTATGGAAATTGCGAAAATTCGTGCGTTCCGTGTACTTTGGCAAGCATTTGGCGAAGCGTATGGAAAGACCGAAATTTCAGCAATTCCCGTTCATGCGGAAACATCATTACGTTCTTTTTCTGCACTTGATCCGAATGTGAATATTCTTCGAGCAGCGAATAGCGCTTTAGCAGCGGTTTTAGGTGGTGCAGATAGCGTAACAACGCATCCTCATGATCTATTAACTGGTGTCAATCAAACCTCTAAACGAATTGCACGAAATATGCAACTAGTCCTAAAAGAAGAAACGCATATCGGTCGCGTATTAGATGCAGCTGGTGGATCTTACTATTTAGAAACATTAACAAAAGAGCTTGTGGAAAAGGCATGGACATTATTTTTAGAGTTAATGAAAGAAGATACGTCGGCAGTAAGAGAAGCAAAACTTCATGAGCGAGCAGCTATCAAATGGGAGCAGCAATTAGAAGCACTTTCAAAACGCAAGAAATCCTTAATTGGTACAAATAACTATGCAAATCCGGAAGATGAATTGGATTCAGAAATTATATCGACAGATTACAAGCGTTTAGCAGAGCCTTTTGAATTGTTGCGAAAAGCGTTTAAAGCGAATTCTTTAAACGCAGCTATTATTCCTTATGGCGTATTAAAAGAATACAAACCTCGAATGGATTTTGTGAGTGGGTACTTAGTATCGCTAGGAATCTCACCAGTAGTGGCACAGGAAAACTTAAAACCTTTTGATCTTCAAAAATGGATTGATGAACAACATATCAATTATGTCGTGTTTGTTGGAAATGATGAACAAACAGCTGGACTAGTACCCGCACTTTTAAACGAAAAATTATCTGTGCCAATGGATGTAGCAGGGAAATTTGACGAATATGAAGACTGGCTAGATGCTGGGCTATCTGGACGTATTTTTGCTGGACAATCTCTTTTAGATAAAGGAAAAGAACTTCTAGCACTTGCCCAAGGGGGGAATTCACATGACAACGCCTAA
- the mce gene encoding methylmalonyl-CoA epimerase — translation MEKVDHIGIAVKSIEEALPYYIETLGLKLIHIEEVPSEKVRVAFIDSGNLNLELLQPLDETSTIHSFIEKKGEGIHHIAFGVSNIQIRLNELKEKGVRLIQETPKAGAHGAQVAFIHPKASGGVLYELCDKSGGAK, via the coding sequence ATGGAGAAAGTAGATCATATTGGTATTGCGGTAAAAAGTATTGAAGAAGCACTACCTTATTATATAGAAACATTAGGACTAAAACTTATACATATCGAAGAAGTTCCATCTGAGAAAGTACGAGTTGCTTTTATCGACAGTGGAAATTTGAACCTCGAGTTACTACAACCCCTTGATGAGACAAGTACAATTCATTCGTTCATCGAGAAAAAAGGGGAAGGCATCCATCATATTGCCTTTGGAGTGTCTAATATCCAAATCCGTTTAAATGAGCTAAAAGAAAAAGGGGTTCGGCTTATTCAAGAGACGCCTAAAGCTGGGGCACATGGTGCTCAAGTAGCTTTCATTCATCCAAAAGCTTCAGGTGGAGTTTTGTATGAATTATGTGATAAATCAGGGGGAGCGAAATAA
- a CDS encoding acyl-CoA carboxylase subunit beta has translation MDIYEKINDLYDRKRKIELGGGDARIEKQHEKGKLTARERIDLLVDKGSFVELNPFIQHRTVDFGMDKQEGPGDGVVTGYGKVNGRPIYLFSQDFTVFGGALGEMHALKIANVMDLAAKNGAPFIGLNDSGGARIQEGVVSLDGYGQIFYRNAIYSGVIPQISVILGPCAGGAVYSPAITDFVFMTDETSQMFITGPKVIETVTGEKISAEDLGGSKVHNTISGNAHFRGKTEEEVLESVRLLLSYLPQSFEEKAAIVEVPSENDDRPDLADIVPFEAIRPYDIRKVIDQVVDTDSFLEVQKEFAKNIVIGLARIKGEVVGLVCNQPKVMAGGLDIDSSDKAARFIRFCDAFNIPIITFEDVTGFFPGIKQEHGGIIRHGAKILFAYSEATVPKMTVILRKAYGGAYVALNSKSIGADVVFAWPNAEIAVMGPQGAANIIFAREIANSDNPEKVREEKIEEYREKFANPYVAASMGMVDDVIDPRETRIKLIQALEMMRNKKESRPNKKHGNIPL, from the coding sequence ATGGATATATATGAGAAAATTAATGATCTTTACGATCGTAAACGTAAAATCGAGCTAGGTGGCGGTGACGCTCGAATTGAAAAGCAACATGAAAAGGGCAAGTTAACTGCTAGAGAACGAATTGATCTTCTTGTGGATAAAGGATCTTTTGTTGAATTAAATCCATTTATACAACATCGTACTGTAGATTTTGGTATGGATAAGCAAGAAGGACCTGGTGATGGGGTAGTAACTGGGTATGGGAAAGTAAATGGTCGTCCAATTTATTTATTCTCACAAGACTTCACCGTTTTCGGGGGAGCTCTTGGAGAAATGCATGCGTTAAAAATTGCAAATGTCATGGATTTGGCTGCCAAAAATGGTGCGCCGTTTATTGGTTTAAATGATTCGGGTGGTGCTCGTATACAAGAAGGTGTTGTTTCACTAGATGGTTACGGCCAAATTTTTTATCGCAATGCTATCTATTCTGGAGTAATTCCACAAATTTCGGTTATTTTAGGGCCATGTGCTGGTGGAGCTGTTTATTCACCTGCGATCACGGACTTTGTTTTTATGACCGATGAAACAAGTCAAATGTTCATAACGGGACCAAAAGTAATTGAAACGGTTACTGGTGAAAAAATTTCTGCAGAAGATTTAGGTGGCTCAAAAGTACATAATACGATTAGTGGTAATGCACATTTCCGTGGGAAAACGGAAGAAGAAGTTTTGGAAAGTGTGCGCTTGTTACTTAGTTATTTACCGCAAAGTTTTGAAGAGAAGGCTGCAATCGTTGAAGTGCCAAGTGAAAATGATGATCGTCCTGATTTAGCTGATATCGTACCATTTGAAGCAATTCGTCCCTATGATATACGCAAAGTAATTGACCAAGTTGTAGACACGGATTCTTTTTTGGAAGTACAAAAAGAATTTGCCAAAAATATTGTCATTGGACTAGCTCGCATTAAAGGAGAAGTTGTAGGGCTCGTTTGTAATCAACCAAAAGTAATGGCTGGTGGACTTGATATTGATTCAAGTGATAAAGCAGCCAGATTTATTCGATTCTGTGATGCATTTAATATCCCGATTATTACGTTTGAAGACGTTACAGGCTTCTTCCCAGGTATTAAGCAAGAACATGGCGGTATTATTCGTCATGGAGCGAAGATTTTATTTGCCTACTCAGAAGCAACAGTTCCAAAAATGACGGTTATTTTACGTAAAGCATACGGCGGTGCATATGTTGCATTGAATTCCAAATCTATTGGAGCAGATGTGGTGTTTGCTTGGCCTAATGCAGAAATTGCCGTAATGGGACCTCAAGGAGCAGCGAATATTATTTTTGCCCGTGAAATTGCAAACAGTGATAATCCCGAAAAAGTTCGTGAAGAAAAGATTGAAGAATATCGTGAAAAGTTTGCCAACCCATATGTGGCTGCATCCATGGGTATGGTGGATGATGTAATCGACCCTCGTGAAACACGTATTAAACTGATTCAAGCATTGGAAATGATGCGAAATAAAAAAGAATCACGACCAAATAAAAAACATGGAAATATTCCACTATAA
- the prli42 gene encoding stressosome-associated protein Prli42, with amino-acid sequence MGNQKFRKVIVYLMVLIMVMSSLLFGLSFIL; translated from the coding sequence ATGGGCAATCAAAAATTTCGTAAAGTTATCGTATATTTAATGGTATTAATCATGGTTATGTCTTCATTACTATTCGGATTAAGCTTTATCTTGTAA
- a CDS encoding IS4 family transposase, giving the protein MYNQHNLYLKECFQLFLPKNIEQLAKETGFIKRERQFSASDFLSLVFRQNANLVQPSLNNLCHDLEKHHINITKSGLNKRFTTEAVDFFKALFDRLFQYQLQAPLAEMKLKKDSPYKRIRIIDSTSFKLPKSNENEYKGTRDAGAKIQFEFDYLSEKLLWFNLDEGKSADSPAGFERLASLEKGDLFLQDLGYYHLDLFEQIHQSEAFYLSRARMDSQFFVEVDNPPRHPDGSFIENQRYQRLYMEEELKTLPRGQYREWNQIYVGRHKKMPTRCVIYRHDEVQEAKNINKRIRSYQKKCRSIPKENVAALSGLTIYITNLPPTISVEKITQLYRVRWQIELRFKTWKSHLKIHQIKDMKMERWLCHVYCQCIVMLLSMITTGFIRKVVWKTLNKFISEDLTIRMISRMINRLVLESKKSARSWSLFFKSLIPTTEKFNLKSTKPEPHTLFV; this is encoded by the coding sequence ATGTACAATCAACATAATTTATATTTAAAAGAATGTTTTCAACTTTTTCTACCTAAAAATATTGAACAACTAGCGAAGGAAACAGGATTTATTAAACGGGAGCGGCAATTTTCAGCTTCCGACTTTTTATCACTTGTCTTTCGACAAAATGCTAATCTTGTTCAGCCCTCATTAAATAATTTATGCCACGATTTAGAAAAACATCATATAAATATTACTAAATCAGGTTTAAATAAACGATTCACTACTGAAGCTGTCGACTTTTTTAAGGCCCTATTTGACCGTCTATTTCAATATCAACTTCAGGCGCCATTGGCTGAAATGAAATTAAAGAAAGATTCCCCATACAAACGGATTCGAATTATCGATAGTACAAGCTTTAAACTCCCTAAATCAAATGAAAATGAGTATAAAGGAACGAGAGATGCTGGTGCTAAAATTCAATTTGAATTTGATTACTTAAGTGAGAAATTACTTTGGTTTAATTTAGATGAAGGGAAATCCGCAGACAGTCCCGCAGGATTCGAACGACTAGCTAGTTTAGAAAAAGGGGATTTATTCTTGCAGGATTTAGGTTACTATCATTTGGATTTATTTGAACAAATTCATCAATCTGAAGCCTTTTATCTTTCAAGAGCTAGAATGGATTCGCAGTTCTTTGTAGAGGTTGATAATCCACCTCGTCATCCAGATGGTTCCTTTATTGAAAACCAACGCTATCAGCGTTTATACATGGAAGAAGAATTAAAAACATTACCTAGGGGACAATATCGAGAGTGGAATCAAATTTATGTGGGAAGACATAAAAAAATGCCCACACGTTGTGTTATTTATCGCCATGATGAAGTGCAAGAAGCAAAAAATATAAACAAAAGAATTAGAAGTTATCAAAAAAAATGCCGCTCTATTCCAAAAGAAAATGTAGCTGCACTTTCTGGACTAACTATTTACATAACTAATTTACCACCTACTATTTCCGTTGAAAAAATAACTCAGTTATATCGTGTTCGATGGCAGATTGAACTTCGTTTTAAAACATGGAAATCCCATTTGAAAATCCATCAAATAAAAGACATGAAAATGGAACGTTGGTTATGCCACGTATATTGCCAATGTATTGTCATGCTGTTAAGCATGATAACCACAGGTTTTATTCGAAAGGTAGTTTGGAAAACATTAAATAAATTTATTAGTGAAGATTTAACGATCCGTATGATTTCTAGAATGATAAACCGACTCGTTTTAGAAAGCAAAAAAAGTGCACGAAGCTGGAGTTTGTTCTTTAAGAGTCTTATTCCTACCACAGAAAAATTCAACTTAAAATCGACAAAGCCAGAACCACACACTCTATTTGTTTGA